The genomic segment CCTGGAGTCAATACCAATTTTGCACCATAAGCTTGAATTAATTTACGGCGTTCAATTGAAACATTATCAGGCATGACAATAACCACTTTATAACCTAGAGCAGCACCAACGAAAGACAAACCAATTCCTGTATTTCCAGATGTAGGTTCAACAATTGTTCCACCAGGAGTGAGTTTACCGTCAGTTTCTGCTTGGCGAATCATTGCAAGAGCAATACGGTCTTTCACAGATCCACCAGGATTAAAAGCTTCTAGTTTTACATAGACATCAGCGCTATCTTCAGGAACATGTTGCAATTTTACAATTGGTGTGTGACCAATCAAATCAGTAATGTTTTCATAAATTTTTGCCATAATTTTTCACCTCTAAAGTATAGAAATTTGATACACTATTATTATAAATCGAAAAAATATATTTTGCGCAAAACAAGTCTTATCATGGCGTTAAAAATTTTTTATTGCCCTTTATGAAACAAAATGAAAACCCAATCACTTTACAAAATGCTAAAAAATTCTTATACTAGTAGTTAACTATGGCTAATTCATTGTAAAAACAAACAACAAATTGACGTTGTTTCGCAACTTCATGACACAAAAGTAGCGCTATAATATGCAACTCTGCGAATCTCCGTTGTCAACGATTTGCCTGATAAGAGGGCGCACCAGTTGCAGTTGCTACTGATAAAATCCAATAGGATTTTAAAGTGAAACTAGTATATAAATAAAATCAGACCAGTGTTGCTAGAAAATTTCTATTCAAGTCATACTGGGTAAAATCAGAGGAGCCTTGATGAAACGTAAATATAAACTAGCCTTGGGAGCATCTATCGTTGCCTTAGCGAGTCTTGGTGGTGTTAAAGTCCATGCCTCATCAGTTCAGGAAATTGTTAATGCAGCTGTGCCCGTGGCAAATGAGTATGGGCTTTATCCATCGGTCATGATTGCCCAAGGTATTTTGGAATCTAATGGCGGGCAAAGTGCCCTCGCAAGTAGTTATAACAATATTTTTGGTGTGAAATATACTTCAGGGACGCCTGTGTACTTACCAACCCAAGAGTATCTTAATGGTCAGATGACGAATGTTGTAGAGCCTTTTCAAGCTTATGCCTCTATTTATGAGGCTTGCTTAGCACAAGCAGAGTTGCTCAGAAGCTCGTCTTACTATTCTGGTGCTTGGCGTGAGAATACAAGTTCTTACGTTGATGCTACTGCTTGGCTTCAGGGAAGATATGCGACAGACCCGAACTATGCTGCAAAATTAAACAATTTGATTTCTGAACTTGGATTGAGTGTTTATGATCAAGGTGGTGAAATTTCAGCATCGCAGACAAGTACAACAAGCTCTTCAGCAGGAAATTATAAAGTGCAAGAAGGCGATACATTGTCAATGATTGCTGCGCAATACGGGACGACAGTAGATGCACTAGTTTCTGCAAATGATTTGGAGAATGCCAATGATATCCATATTGGTGAAGTGTTGCAGATTGCTGCTTCTTCAAGCGCAGGCGGCTCATCAACTACTTCTTCGCAAGCAGGGAACTATACCGTACAATCTGGAGATAGTCTTTACTCCATTGCCGAACAATATGGGACGACGGTTTCTGCGATTATGTCGGCTAATAATATTTATGACATTGCTACAACGCTTCAAGTGGGGCAAAGTCTTCAAATTCCAGTAGGAAGTTCTACAAGCACAGTAAGTAGTGTAAGCTCAAATACTTATACTATACAAAATGGTGACAGTCTTTATTCAATCGCAACAGCAAATGGAATGACAGCAGACCAGTTAGCAGCGATTAATGGTTTCGGATTAGACCAAATGATTCATCCAGGACAAACAATTCAAATTTAACTTAGCAAGTGTGTGCTATCTTCGTCCTTTGGGCTACTGATACTTGTCGATGTTTGCTATGGTGCTACGTGTTTTGCACGCCGTTCGACGAACGGTCTATGCAACTTCATTGCTCCGCTGTTCGTTTGCTTAACTGCTAAAGCAGCAAGAGCAAAAGGCAAAGCACCCAGTTGCAATCGCAATTCCCCCACGAATGAAGCAATCACTTCAATGAAAAAATCACTGACAGAAAATTTTGTCAGTGATTTTATTTTTGTCAGTATGCTGACGAATGTTAGTGCGTATTAAAAAAAGGATTATGACATTTTTCATTGCCAATCGTTGTGGACAAACCGTGCCCTGCGTAGACTTCCATCGTATCAGGAAGGGTAAAAAGCTGTTCGCGAACAGAAGTTATTAATTGCTCATAATCACCTGTAGGTAAATCCCAACGTCCTACAGCGTTTTTAAATAGAGCATCACCAGTAAAAACAATATTTTCATCATCAAAAACAAGACTTACCCCTCCGATGGAATGACCAGGTGTAGGCAAAACTCGAAACTTGAATCCATCAAGTTCATAGTTTTCTCCAATATTATAAAATTTGTCAGCACTAGGAGCAATGACAGGTTGACCTGTCAGTAATAAAGAAGCATTTAACTCAGGGTTTTGCATCCATTCTTTTTCTGATTCATGAAGATAAATCTGGGCATCAGGAAAAGTGTCAAGCAATGCCTGAAGTCCCATGATATGGTCAAAATGAGCATGGGTGAGTAGGATAGTGCTGACAGGTTTGTCAGCAGATATTTTTTCTGTCAGTTCTGATGGATTGCTTCCTGGGTCAATGATAAGGCTAAAAGCAGAATTGCTCAGGAGATAAGTATTTTCCTGAGCAATGGTATTAATAATTTTTTCGATTTTCATAGGAATGTTAATTTGAACTTGATTGAGGGATTGTTTGTCCGTTTGTATCTGTCTTGACAAGGTTTGTACCTTGTTGGGCAACACCATCGGGCATCTCCCAAGGAGTAATTGATGACGGATTTGGATAAAGTTGGGTCATCATTGCTTTAAAGACCTTGGTTGCAATGGAAGTATCTTGCCCATAAATCGGCGTCAGGCGAGATTTGTAACCAGTCCACACTGCCATTGAGTACTGAGGAGTATAACCCACGAAGTTTTCATCAGGCGAAACCATCCCAGGGAGTGTACCGTATTTCTCAGTGATTTGTGTCATTTCATCATCGGTGTAGTTTGAGGTTCCTGTCTTACCTGCGATAGGAAGTCCAGGGACTTGAGCGTTTGAGCCAACAGATTGTGAGAGTGGCAAAGATAAAACACCTTGAAGAATATTGGTCATGATATAGGCAGTTGAAGCTGACATTGCACGTGTCCGCTCAGGTTTGTAGTCAACTTCGCGACCATCTGGAAAGACAAGTTTGGTTACATAGTAAGGCTTTGTATAAATTCCATTATTTGAAAATGCAGCATAAGCAGCAGCCATTTTTTCAGAACTTGCACCATATTGACTAATGTTTTTCTCACCAGTAGGTAAAGTTGGATAGCTTGAGATAGCATTAGAATACTGCATATTTCCAAGGTTAATTCCAACATTTTTCAGAAAAGCTTCTGATTTGGCAAATCCCACGCTGATTAAAGTTTTTACAGCAGGAATATTCCGAGAGAGGTCAAGCGCATTTTTCACAGTCAATGTCCCCATATAGTTATTATCCCAGTTTTTAAGAGGAGTACCATCGGGGTAGGTAGTTGGAGAGTCTGTGACATAGTCACCAGTTGAAGTATAAATATTGTTTTCAAAAGCGGGACCATAGTCAACAAGTGGTTTCATGGCAGAACCCCAGTCACGGTCAGTTTGCACAGCATAATTATAACCGAAAGTAACATCAGCCGGTTGCTTACGTCCCCCAATCTGTGCAACAACAGCACCTGTTTGAACATTGACGAGTGTTGAAGCGACTTGCATTGTGTCATTTGAGAAAGGGACATAGTCATTTGTGTTGACAATATTATAAAGGTTTTGCTGAGCTGATGTATCAAGCGTGGTGTAGATTTTGACCCCTTCACTCAAAATATTTTTTCCACCAATTTGCTCCGCTTGAGCGAGGGCTTGCTTTAGAAAATTATCAGCAAAGCTTGGTATTGTTGCGCTTTGTTTAAGGGGCTGTAAACCATCAGTCACAGGAGTAGCAATTGCTTGTTTAGCTTGGCTCGCGGTAATCTTACCATATTTTTTCATGGCATTGATGACTAAATCACGACGCCATTTTGCAGATTTTTCATTAGTATAAGG from the Lactococcus allomyrinae genome contains:
- a CDS encoding LysM peptidoglycan-binding domain-containing protein, which gives rise to MKRKYKLALGASIVALASLGGVKVHASSVQEIVNAAVPVANEYGLYPSVMIAQGILESNGGQSALASSYNNIFGVKYTSGTPVYLPTQEYLNGQMTNVVEPFQAYASIYEACLAQAELLRSSSYYSGAWRENTSSYVDATAWLQGRYATDPNYAAKLNNLISELGLSVYDQGGEISASQTSTTSSSAGNYKVQEGDTLSMIAAQYGTTVDALVSANDLENANDIHIGEVLQIAASSSAGGSSTTSSQAGNYTVQSGDSLYSIAEQYGTTVSAIMSANNIYDIATTLQVGQSLQIPVGSSTSTVSSVSSNTYTIQNGDSLYSIATANGMTADQLAAINGFGLDQMIHPGQTIQI
- a CDS encoding MBL fold metallo-hydrolase; this translates as MKIEKIINTIAQENTYLLSNSAFSLIIDPGSNPSELTEKISADKPVSTILLTHAHFDHIMGLQALLDTFPDAQIYLHESEKEWMQNPELNASLLLTGQPVIAPSADKFYNIGENYELDGFKFRVLPTPGHSIGGVSLVFDDENIVFTGDALFKNAVGRWDLPTGDYEQLITSVREQLFTLPDTMEVYAGHGLSTTIGNEKCHNPFFNTH
- a CDS encoding transglycosylase domain-containing protein; the protein is MRYTKISSKPNSKKQKKYPKRSSAKTKWWTALKIFLITIFSAIILGLIAGGAVFVYFAKDAPKLELNKLESYPSPKMYDKSGTVIATLGSEQRNLVQTDNIPVMLVNAVTSIEDHRFFNTRGVDPIRIAGAFLNNVKGGSLNGGSTLDMQLIKLSFFSTSTSDQTLRVKIQEAWMALELDQQWTKEQIFTAYVNKVNMANGYYGMGTAAEAYYGKDLTKLSIAQLALLAGMPQAPNTYNPYTNEKSAKWRRDLVINAMKKYGKITASQAKQAIATPVTDGLQPLKQSATIPSFADNFLKQALAQAEQIGGKNILSEGVKIYTTLDTSAQQNLYNIVNTNDYVPFSNDTMQVASTLVNVQTGAVVAQIGGRKQPADVTFGYNYAVQTDRDWGSAMKPLVDYGPAFENNIYTSTGDYVTDSPTTYPDGTPLKNWDNNYMGTLTVKNALDLSRNIPAVKTLISVGFAKSEAFLKNVGINLGNMQYSNAISSYPTLPTGEKNISQYGASSEKMAAAYAAFSNNGIYTKPYYVTKLVFPDGREVDYKPERTRAMSASTAYIMTNILQGVLSLPLSQSVGSNAQVPGLPIAGKTGTSNYTDDEMTQITEKYGTLPGMVSPDENFVGYTPQYSMAVWTGYKSRLTPIYGQDTSIATKVFKAMMTQLYPNPSSITPWEMPDGVAQQGTNLVKTDTNGQTIPQSSSN